The window GTAATCTCCTCAGAGACGTTACGCCTCCTATACCCGACAATGAGATCGCCGACTCCGTATGGCACTACTGGTTTGACGGCGGAAAAGCTGCTGCCTGGTTGAGACAGGATAGGGAGAAAAAAGGTTAGTCTATTCCCTATGTCATATATCTTCTATTCGCTTGTTTTCCCTTTTTGGTTGGGGTTTTTTCCCCGTTTCTGGCGTTTGGTCTTCTGCCTTTATCTGTTATCAAATGTCCCGAGTCGAGCCGCCGCTGAGCTTCGTCTCAGGCGAAGCTCCGCCTTCATATCTCGAACCTACACCATTACAACAGTCTAGACGTCGCCCGAACAACCTGATGCTGTCTCCTCGACCCCCTCAACCCCAGGAAGACACCCAGCCGCCTCTTACAGCTCTTCAACGGCTTACTCTCTCTCGCCGGCAAGGTTCCCCAGCACCTCCCGCTGCCTCGCCATCTGTAGGAGAGAAGCCCATGTCAAAGCTGGCATTGCTTGCgcagaagagaagagaagcggcagctgctgccgctgctTCTGAAACCGTCCAGTCTGAGTCTGTGTTACCTCAAACCGCTGGTCGACCTTCTGCACCTGGTACGCCACCAAGCAGTGGGGCTCAATCCCTATCTCAGCCTGGGAAAAAGCCATTGTCCAAGCTCGCGCAGAAGATGGCTGCTGCTAGAGCCGCCAgggaagaagctgctgcGGCCGCTAAGGCCAGCAAGGTGGAAAAGAATACTGCAGAGGGTCAGATGGAGGTGGATGAATCTTCCACCAGTGTTTTTTTTCCTGAAGATCCCATCTCATCTTTATTCTCCACTCCAGCAACGTCGTCCAAGCCCAAATTGGGACCTACGCGCCCATCACCATTTTTTTCCATCATCACATCAACCTCTTCCCAAGGCGGGGCGTTAGGGCGGGGGGCTTTAAGGCCGGCCAAAGACCATTTGCCGCCTGAACCCATCAGCGCCAATCTTCACGCACCTCTCATCACCGATGTGGATGCTCTTGTAAAACAATTTGAGCAGGCTTTCACAGAGTCACCAGATGAGATCGTGCTTCGCAAGAGGCAAGGAAGGGCCGGGACGGCAGATATGGTAACTGCCGTAAAGAAGCAGGCAACTGGAGCGGGGATCAAGCCAAAGGTGAAATAAGtgagggagaggaagaaacAAAGAGGACCGAATTAAAGATGCTGGAAATGTACTGTTGTATAAAATTCTATCGCCTAATTTCTTATctttttattttatttCCTGTGAATTCGCCCTGCCTCAATATTGCCCTTGGCATTATGCTGACTCAATTTCTCTTTCAGTGGCCAAAGCCAAGGCTGCGCAGACAGCCAAATCTGCATCTCTTCCCGGTAAACCCCGAGTGCAACAAGTAGCAAACCAAAAATCAAAATTCGCTGTTTCTCAACCCAATTCGCCATCGACAAGCGATAGCAAGGCGACGAGCAAGTCTGGTTCTACCTCTAGCACACCCAGAATAGTTGGGAAGAGTAACTTGTCGACTGATCTTGAGGGTTTGCACTTGAACGAAGAACTGGATGAGGCTGAAAGGGAAcgagagagagagaagtTCAAGGAGAGGCAGGTGTTGAGTATGAAGCAGGAAGAGTTGATCGCCAAAGccaaggaagaagagggaaagtcggggaagaagaatgtTAGTTTGATTGTTGTCGGTACGTATATTCGTTACTGTGCAGAGCGATAGACGGTTGCTTACTTTTGATGGCGCAGGCCACGTCGATGCCGGTAAATCAACATTGATGGGTCGAGTGCTCTACGACATTGGTGAACTTTctgaaaaggaaaagatcGCGAATGAGCGGGGTAGTAAGAAGGTCGGTAAAGGTTCCTTCGCCTTTGCATGGGGTCTCGATGCTTTGGGCGATGAGCGTGATCGTGGTGTAACCATCGATATCGCGACCACTCACTTCATGACGCCTCATCGTAACTTCACCTTGCTTGATGCACCCGGGCACAGAGACTTTATTCCTGCGATGATTAGTGGTGCAGCTCAAGCAGATGTGGCATTGTTGGTTGTGGACGGTTCACCAGGGGAGTTCGAGGCGGGCTTTGAGAGGGGGGGGCAGACACGAGAGCACGCGTGGCTAGTGCGGAGCTTAGGAGTGAAGGAGATTATTGTGGGAGTGAATAAAATGGACTTGGTACGCAAGCAATTCCGTCATGGCGGAGCTCAAGAGGCAAAAAGGCATAGGTACTAATATTTTTTGTCTAGGTCTCGTGGTCTCAAGATAGATATGAAGAGATCGTGGAATCACTCAAgcccttccttctttctgCTGGATTCAATTCTGCCAAAACGACCTTCTTGCCACTTGCCGCGATGGAGGGTATCAACATCCTTGATAACGACCAACCAGAACTCAAAGAATGGTATTCTGGTCCGGCTCTTGTTGACGCCCTCGACAACGTAGAAGTCCCCACTAGGCCATATGACAGCCCCTTGAGGATACCGCTGTCAAACGTGTTCAAGGGTCAAACTGCCGTCGCAAGCGGAGTAGCCGTGTCAGGAAGGTTGTGCAGCGGCGTGGTGCAAGTTGGAGACAGGTTGAGAGCCGTGCCGGGAGATGAAGTTGCCAATGTCCGAAGTAAATCGTCCTTAATACGAAGTTCTATGTTTGGTGCTGATTAAATCCATAGCTATTGAAGTGGACGAAGACTCTGCGTCGTACGCTGTAGCTGGTCAAAACGTCACACTTTACCTTTCCAACATTGATCCCATCAACTTGTCCATCGGTACTGTCCTTTGCCCTACGTCTATTCCCGTCCCTCTTGTCACCAAGTTCACCGCTCAAATTCTTGTCTTCGATCTCCAAAGCCCCATCATTGCAGGTACTCCTGTGGAACTGTTCCATCATTCCATGAACCTTCCTGCTACCATTAGCAGACTGGTTTCGATCTTGGAGAAAGGACAAGTGGTGAGAGAGCGTCCTAGAGTGCTGCAAAAGGGTACGACAGCTATGGTTGAATTGAGCTTGAGGCCGAGCAGTGCCGGCAGGATTTCTAGCATACCACTAGAGACTGCGACGGACAACAAGGAGATGGGAAGGGTATTGATCCGAAGAAATGGAGAAACTATTGCCGCTGGTATGGTCATGGAGCTTCTTGGATGAAGGGTGCATAGCAAAATTAGATATACAATTTCAGGGACTGTATGCAGTGTTGCGTCTTGTCAAATTCGTTGGAAGGCAGCAGCGAAGGAATGCAAATGGAGAGAGTTGAATAAACACCAGTCGCAGGAGAGTTGCGGATATTGCCGGAATCTCCGGGCGTGGCGTTTCTTTCAGACTTTTTGGATTTCGACAAGTCAGGTCTCGCGACAGGACAGTGTTATTTTGCCGGTAATTTCCATCTGCTCTTTCCACACCTGTAAACTATACCCCTGTCTCCGCCATGCCGTACAGACCGTACACTACAAGAAATGTGTTCAACCACAAAAGGGCTATCCCTCGTATGGTGTGTTACAAATGGTGAAGTTGACCTCGCGCACATCACTAACCCACCTGTCCTCAGAGCTGGTCTCCAGAAAACCTCTTCAACATCTGGCAACGTTCCTCTCCCGAGTCTCCTATACGCCGGGAACACGACTTTACCCGTACCAACGCGACTCCGTTCCAGCTTCGATGGGTCGCCAAACGTCTTTTGCGAGGATATCACGGTGACCACATAGGGTACACCAAGTTTGCGAGATGGTACATGCCTGAAAAACTCCCCGCTATCCACGAAGGCGGCAAGAGCGAGGTTGGGGAAATGGGAAAATGGATTGAAGGCCGAGAAAGGGCCGGAGGAAGGACACgtgatgagaagaaggcaaagaGCAAGGCGAAGGACAGCAGAGCGCCGGTTGGAACTATGCTCTTTGCGGATGTCGAGAGAAGATTGGATGTTTTGATCTTCAGATCTTGTTTCGCTCAGAATGTGTGGGAAGCGAGGAGATATGTCGTTCAGGGTCACGTCAAGCTTAACGGCCAGGTAGTGAGTTTTCATCTTCGGTTCTGTGTTCAATAAAAAGGGAGCAATGCTCAAATGTTGTCTTTGAACTTTTAGATACGAAACCCGAACATCATGCTCAATCCTGGGGATGTCTTCACTGTCAACCCGTCACAGATTGTTATGCTCCAAGCGCCCAAATCAAAATCTCAACAATCAGCAGAGGGGGACGTCGAGGGTGAGGCTTCTGAAGAAAAGCCCTCAGAACTCACCAGTCCTGTCGCTTCATCCTACTTTAAACTCCCCGACTACGCTTCTCCTCACCTTTTCATCCCGGCCTATCTCCTCCCATCCTATCTCACCTGTTCGGCAGTCTATGTCCGACATCCTACTGCCCGTCCGAATTATTCCGAAATCCCATCACCATACGATGCTGGAGGCGAGTTGATGAGTCTCGCTTGGGAGTGGTTTAAGAGGTCTGCACCAAGAATGAGGAATAAGACAAAGAAGTGGCCAAACCCCTTTGGAGGGTTTGGCAAGCAGTAGAGGTGTTGTTAGTAGGGTTGTGCACTAGGCATTTTTTGCATGGATTTCATCTTAATAGCTCTTGGTTAAGACGTGATGGCTAATTATCACGCGTACAGCGGCTCTGTCCTTATGTTTTGTGTCCATTTAATGAATGCTATGAGGCAAAACTTTGTGAGATTAGAATGGATTCATTACTGTATCTATTACAATCTCCTTAGGCACTGCTCTCGGATCCCTCAGGAAGCGGAGGAGCAAGACCCTCCTTGATCAACAGGTCCTCGAGCTCTCCGCTTTGGTGCACTGTAACAATGAGGGAAAAATGATCAGCGCCGCCCAACAACGATTTGCTTGAGCTACATCAAAGAAAACTCACTTGACAAAAGAATGTCACATCCACCAACGAATTCACCCTTGATGTAGACCTGAGGGATGGTAGGCCATTCACTGATGATGGTTAGCAATCCGGCGACGCCATGATTGGGCCGTATAAGATGAGATCAGGCTCACCTGTACTCCTTGATACCCTCACGAAGTTCCTGGTCCTCGAGACAGTTGTAGGTCTTGAGATTTTCTCTTGGGACACCCTGCAATCACAAATAACAATCCTTTATGTTAGCCACATCCCTAGTAATCATATATACGGGAACATTCACCTGAACATCAAGGATCTGGCAAACGGCTCTGGAGAAACCACATTGAGGGGCATCAGGTGTGCCCTTCATGAAGACAACAAGAGGGTTACTCTTGACAGCCTATAGGAGATCCGGAACATTAGCTACCACGGTCTCGCAGACAGCTGCGCTATAATCATGGCAATCGTACGTCGTCAATGAGTTTCCTAGCCTCAGCGGAAAGGAACCGCCTTTGGGCAAGGATAGTGGTTGATCGAGCGACCTGAGATTGAGGAAGGGATCGCTGGAAACGAGATGAGTCAGCAAAAAAGTTCACTAAATAGAAGCAATATAGGCAAGCGAAAGAGATAGACGTACAAGGGTACGGAGACCGAGCCTGGCGAAGACCATGATGAAAATATAACTTTTGAAAGTTTAGAGTTACAAATGTAAACTGAAGAAACGAATGGACGCCCAGTCAAACTGAGTGAATAACAGCGGCGAAAAGAAAGCGGCCGTTCGGGCGCCTCCACCTTTATTTGCACAACTTGTTGAATCGACGCAGTGACATTCACCCCAATCCTGATGTGCATTCTCAGCAACCTCATTGGACAATTCTTCTAATTCCGGTGCATGCTTCCTATTTCCAGACTTTCGTGTACTAGAATATTAGCAAAGAGGTGTGCATACTCAACCGACGAGAAAAAACTGGGACTGGAGACAAAAGCAGGAAAGATGTCATTCTCTTTACCGTTCAAGTATATCTCCGCCGAGGTGGGTCATTGCTGCCTCAAGGGAGGTGTCAACAAATATCTTCTTACACAAAATATGACTAAAGTATGCGGTATTAACAATCTAAATGAATTAGCAACTAGCAGAAATCATAAAAGCTAAACCCGCGGAGACATTGAAGGATCTGGTCGTGGTAGACGTGAGAGATAGTGACTTTGTGGCAAGTCGGCATATTTTCTGAGCTATTTCCAACGCTGAATAAATGGTTACGATATAGGGAGGCAACATCGTGTCCGCTCTGAACTATCCTAGTGATACCTTCCACGCAACTGTGGATGAGTTGGTGGAGAAGCTGGAGAATGGTGCGTATCCGTAGGAAATGAACTGTCCCTTTGCTGACCTAGCTCGAACTTATACAGTGCCCAGGGTTGTCTTCCGTACGTAAACATAAGACGGACCAcggggaggaagaaggagacACGAAATAACAACAGCTGACTGGTCTATGCTGGTGGTATCTGCAGATTGCTACCTCTCACAAGCTCGGTTCgtctccttctttctcaGATTTTGCAGATGCTCACTTGTCGTCTGGTATTAGAGG is drawn from Cryptococcus gattii WM276 chromosome A, complete sequence and contains these coding sequences:
- a CDS encoding nam9 protein, mitochondrial precursor, putative (Similar to TIGR gene model, INSD accession AAW41656.1) — its product is MPYRPYTTRNVFNHKRAIPRMSWSPENLFNIWQRSSPESPIRREHDFTRTNATPFQLRWVAKRLLRGYHGDHIGYTKFARWYMPEKLPAIHEGGKSEVGEMGKWIEGRERAGGRTRDEKKAKSKAKDSRAPVGTMLFADVERRLDVLIFRSCFAQNVWEARRYVVQGHVKLNGQVIRNPNIMLNPGDVFTVNPSQIVMLQAPKSKSQQSAEGDVEGEASEEKPSELTSPVASSYFKLPDYASPHLFIPAYLLPSYLTCSAVYVRHPTARPNYSEIPSPYDAGGELMSLAWEWFKRSAPRMRNKTKKWPNPFGGFGKQ
- a CDS encoding phosphatase YCH1 (Similar to SGTC gene model, INSD accession EAL22654.1; CNBB1040); the protein is MLPISRLSCTRILAKRCAYSTDEKKLGLETKAGKMSFSLPFKYISAEQLAEIIKAKPAETLKDLVVVDVRDSDFVGGNIVSALNYPSDTFHATVDELVEKLENVPRVVFHCYLSQARGPKAARIYAETRNNRYPNPSTPQEIFVLRDGFSGFQSRYRHDPELIEKFDKYYHD
- a CDS encoding Elongation factor 1 alpha-like protein, putative (Similar to TIGR gene model, INSD accession AAW41657.1), yielding MSRHRFVRNLDLDDELDDGDEEVGMSAEEGAQMNRAMSVARNLLRDVTPPIPDNEIADSVWHYWFDGGKAAAWLRQDREKKGEAPPSYLEPTPLQQSRRRPNNLMLSPRPPQPQEDTQPPLTALQRLTLSRRQGSPAPPAASPSVGEKPMSKLALLAQKRREAAAAAAASETVQSESVLPQTAGRPSAPGTPPSSGAQSLSQPGKKPLSKLAQKMAAARAAREEAAAAAKASKVEKNTAEGQMEVDESSTSVFFPEDPISSLFSTPATSSKPKLGPTRPSPFFSIITSTSSQGGALGRGALRPAKDHLPPEPISANLHAPLITDVDALVKQFEQAFTEGRNKEDRIKDAGNVLLYKILSPNFLSFYFISLAKAKAAQTAKSASLPGKPRVQQVANQKSKFAVSQPNSPSTSDSKATSKSGSTSSTPRIVGKSNLSTDLEGLHLNEELDEAEREREREKFKERQVLSMKQEELIAKAKEEEGKSGKKNVSLIVVGHVDAGKSTLMGRVLYDIGELSEKEKIANERGSKKVGKGSFAFAWGLDALGDERDRGVTIDIATTHFMTPHRNFTLLDAPGHRDFIPAMISGAAQADVALLVVDGSPGEFEAGFERGGQTREHAWLVRSLGVKEIIVGVNKMDLVSWSQDRYEEIVESLKPFLLSAGFNSAKTTFLPLAAMEGINILDNDQPELKEWYSGPALVDALDNVEVPTRPYDSPLRIPLSNVFKGQTAVASGVAVSGRLCSGVVQVGDRLRAVPGDEVANVRTIEVDEDSASYAVAGQNVTLYLSNIDPINLSIGTVLCPTSIPVPLVTKFTAQILVFDLQSPIIAGTPVELFHHSMNLPATISRLVSILEKGQVVRERPRVLQKGTTAMVELSLRPSSAGRISSIPLETATDNKEMGRVLIRRNGETIAAGMVMELLG
- a CDS encoding uncharacterized protein (Similar to TIGR gene model, INSD accession AAW41655.1) → MVFARLGLRTLRSLPQSQVARSTTILAQRRFLSAEARKLIDDAVKSNPLVVFMKGTPDAPQCGFSRAVCQILDVQGVPRENLKTYNCLEDQELREGIKEYSEWPTIPQVYIKGEFVGGCDILLSMHQSGELEDLLIKEGLAPPLPEGSESSA